A stretch of Pseudoliparis swirei isolate HS2019 ecotype Mariana Trench chromosome 14, NWPU_hadal_v1, whole genome shotgun sequence DNA encodes these proteins:
- the LOC130204518 gene encoding uncharacterized protein LOC130204518 isoform X3, with amino-acid sequence MTEREEAEETAIGQSEASNEKSAVGECPVTADQSERGGSEVTSNTLNSISHNSQRVAHKCPQCGKCFIYRSQLIGTSLACCLSRLISSNQYEMV; translated from the exons atgacggagcgagaggaggcggaggagactGCGATTGGTCAGAGCGAGGCGTCCAATGAGAAGTCGGCAGTGGGCGAATGTCCAGTCACAG CCGACCAATCGGAGCGAGGCGGCTCTGAGGTCACGTCGAACACTCTGAACAGCATTTCCCACAATTCTCAGCGGGTCGCTCACAAATGTCCTCAGTGTGGGAAATGTTTCATCTACCGCTCTCAG CTCATAGGGACGTCTCTGGCCTGCTGTCTGTCTCGTCTCATCAGCAGCAACCAGTACGAGATGGTGTGA
- the LOC130204449 gene encoding vesicle transport protein SFT2B-like — MDKLKKVLSGQDEGGGDGTGILERANEASTLAWGTRMKAFGVCFVIGIVCSILGSCTLWIPGVGLAVFAVLYSVGNVSALASTMFLIGPCRQLKTMCAKERVLATVVMLVCLVLTLCAAFWWKNNGLALLFCVMQFLAFAWYGLSYIPFARDGVTKLCSMCVSE; from the exons ATGGACAAGTTGAAGAAGGTTCTGAGCGGCCAGGATGAAGGCGGCGGCGACGGGACCGGGATCCTGGAG AGAGCCAATGAGGCGTCCACCCTGGCCTGGGGCACCAGGATGAAGGCCTTCGGCGTGTGCTTCGTTATCGGCATTGTGTGCTCCATCCTG GGTAGCTGCACCCTGTGGATCCCTGGCGTGGGCCTCGCTGTGTTCGCTGTCCTCTACAGCGTGGGAAACGTCAGCGCTCTGGCCAG CACGATGTTCCTGATTGGTCCGTGTCGGCAGCTGAAGACCATGTGTGCTAAAGAGAGAGTCTTAGCAACCGTCGTCATGCTg GTTTGTCTGGTGTTGACGCTTTGTGCTGCATTTTgg TGGAAGAACAATGGCCTGGCTCTGCTCTTCTGTGTCATGCAGTTTCTGGCCTTCGCCTG GTACGGCCTGTCATACATCCCTTTCGCCAG GGACGGTGTCACGAAATTATGTTCAATGTGCGTCTCTGAATGA
- the tbx19 gene encoding T-box transcription factor TBX19 isoform X1 gives MKVEGLQEDGGGGGTGGAACSSAERCVARLLRAVDGERQDGREKGDPTERELLVSLEDEPLWTKFHRITNEMIVTKNGRRMFPVLKVSVSGLDPGAMYSFLLDFVPADGCRWKFVNGEWVAAGRAEGGGEGRGHGEGRGYGGIYIHPDSPNFGAHWMKAAVTFNKVKLTNKVNTGEQVVLASLHKYEPQLHIVGVGARHRLVSNVSFKQTQFIAVTAYQNEEITALKIKHNPFAKAFLDAKERNPGLRVPEASESRVGIQPCWSLCPAGGGGVFPYAGGLPLTSHHHHGYKHHGYPGRHTPYAPPCLQHHAHPSDGWSSSSSSSSTSAASLQPPPPHNSSQYPCLWTVGCSELSPSHSPCTALHGPISSESLMQTPSHGRVGVAGWPPDSTHSSEG, from the exons ATGAAGGTGGAGGGACTCCAGGAGGACGGCGGGGGTGGCGGTACCGGCGGGGCGGCGTGCAGCTCGGCCGAGCGCTGCGTGGCCCGGCTGCTCCGCGCCGTGGACGGCGAGCGGCAGGACGGCCGGGAGAAGGGCGACCCGACGGAGAGAGAGCTGCTCGTCTCCCTGGAGGACGAACCGCTGTGGACCAAGTTCCACCGCATCACCAACGAGATGATCGTCACCAAGAACGGACG ccgcaTGTTCCCGGTGCTGAAGGTCAGCGTGTCCGGCCTCGACCCCGGCGCCATGTACTCCTTCCTGTTGGACTTCGTGCCGGCCGACGGCTGCCGCTGGAAGTTCGTGAATGGGGAGTGGGTGGCGGCGGGACGGGCGGAGGGCGGcggagaggggcggggccacggagaggggcggggctacggcGGCATCTACATCCACCCCGACTCGCCAAACTTTGGAGCTCACTGGATGAAGGCGGCCGTGACCTTCAACAAGGTCAAACTCACCAACAAGGTCAACACGGGAGAACAG GTGGTGCTGGCCTCGCTCCATAAGTACGAGCCCCAGCTGCACATCGTGGGCGTCGGCGCTCGCCATCGCCTCGTCTCCAACGTTTCCTTCAAGCAGACGCAGTTCATCGCCGTCACGGCCTACCAGAACGaggag atcacGGCTCTGAAGATCAAGCACAACCCGTTTGCGAAGGCTTTCCTGGACGCTAAAGAAAG gaacCCGGGGCTTCGGGTCCCTGAGGCCTCAGAGAGTCGTGTCGGGATTCAACCCT GCTGGTCGCTGTGCCCGgccggagggggcggagtcttccCGTACGCTGGTGGCCTCCCACTGACGTCTCACCATCACCACGGTTACAAGCACCACGGTTACCCGGGCCGACACACACCGTACGCCCCCCCCTGCCTGCAGCACCACGCACACCCCtcag ACGggtggagctcctcctcctcttcctcctccaccagcgctGCTTCCttacagcctcctcctcctcacaactCCAG TCAGTATCCCTGTCTGTGGACGGTTGGATGCAGTGAGCTAAGCCCCTCCCACTCACCCTGCACAGCTCTACATGGACCAATCAGCAGCGAGAGCCTCATGCAGACACCCAGTCACGGTCGAGTGGGCGTGGCCGGATGGCCACCTGACTCTACCCACTCTTCTGAGGGCTGA
- the LOC130204518 gene encoding tetraspanin-7-like isoform X2: MTEREEAEETAIGQSEASNEKSAVGECPVTADQSERGGSEVTSNTLNSISHNSQRVAHKCPQCGKCFIYRSQKNLGVIAGVTFSIAFSQLIGTSLACCLSRLISSNQYEMV; encoded by the exons atgacggagcgagaggaggcggaggagactGCGATTGGTCAGAGCGAGGCGTCCAATGAGAAGTCGGCAGTGGGCGAATGTCCAGTCACAG CCGACCAATCGGAGCGAGGCGGCTCTGAGGTCACGTCGAACACTCTGAACAGCATTTCCCACAATTCTCAGCGGGTCGCTCACAAATGTCCTCAGTGTGGGAAATGTTTCATCTACCGCTCTCAG AAGAACCTGGGAGTCATCGCGGGAGTCACGTTCAGCATCGCCTTCTCTCAG CTCATAGGGACGTCTCTGGCCTGCTGTCTGTCTCGTCTCATCAGCAGCAACCAGTACGAGATGGTGTGA
- the LOC130204518 gene encoding uncharacterized protein LOC130204518 isoform X1, translating to MTEREEAEETAIGQSEASNEKSAVGECPVTADQSERGGSEVTSNTLNSISHNSQRVAHKCPQCGKCFIYRSQGCYELLTSSMQKNLGVIAGVTFSIAFSQLIGTSLACCLSRLISSNQYEMV from the exons atgacggagcgagaggaggcggaggagactGCGATTGGTCAGAGCGAGGCGTCCAATGAGAAGTCGGCAGTGGGCGAATGTCCAGTCACAG CCGACCAATCGGAGCGAGGCGGCTCTGAGGTCACGTCGAACACTCTGAACAGCATTTCCCACAATTCTCAGCGGGTCGCTCACAAATGTCCTCAGTGTGGGAAATGTTTCATCTACCGCTCTCAG ggctgTTACGAACTGCTAACGTCCTCCATGCAGAAGAACCTGGGAGTCATCGCGGGAGTCACGTTCAGCATCGCCTTCTCTCAG CTCATAGGGACGTCTCTGGCCTGCTGTCTGTCTCGTCTCATCAGCAGCAACCAGTACGAGATGGTGTGA
- the tbx19 gene encoding T-box transcription factor TBX19 isoform X2, producing the protein MKVEGLQEDGGGGGTGGAACSSAERCVARLLRAVDGERQDGREKGDPTERELLVSLEDEPLWTKFHRITNEMIVTKNGRRMFPVLKVSVSGLDPGAMYSFLLDFVPADGCRWKFVNGEWVAAGRAEGGGEGRGHGEGRGYGGIYIHPDSPNFGAHWMKAAVTFNKVKLTNKVNTGEQVVLASLHKYEPQLHIVGVGARHRLVSNVSFKQTQFIAVTAYQNEEITALKIKHNPFAKAFLDAKERLVAVPGRRGRSLPVRWWPPTDVSPSPRLQAPRLPGPTHTVRPPLPAAPRTPLRRVELLLLFLLHQRCFLTASSSSQLQSVSLSVDGWMQ; encoded by the exons ATGAAGGTGGAGGGACTCCAGGAGGACGGCGGGGGTGGCGGTACCGGCGGGGCGGCGTGCAGCTCGGCCGAGCGCTGCGTGGCCCGGCTGCTCCGCGCCGTGGACGGCGAGCGGCAGGACGGCCGGGAGAAGGGCGACCCGACGGAGAGAGAGCTGCTCGTCTCCCTGGAGGACGAACCGCTGTGGACCAAGTTCCACCGCATCACCAACGAGATGATCGTCACCAAGAACGGACG ccgcaTGTTCCCGGTGCTGAAGGTCAGCGTGTCCGGCCTCGACCCCGGCGCCATGTACTCCTTCCTGTTGGACTTCGTGCCGGCCGACGGCTGCCGCTGGAAGTTCGTGAATGGGGAGTGGGTGGCGGCGGGACGGGCGGAGGGCGGcggagaggggcggggccacggagaggggcggggctacggcGGCATCTACATCCACCCCGACTCGCCAAACTTTGGAGCTCACTGGATGAAGGCGGCCGTGACCTTCAACAAGGTCAAACTCACCAACAAGGTCAACACGGGAGAACAG GTGGTGCTGGCCTCGCTCCATAAGTACGAGCCCCAGCTGCACATCGTGGGCGTCGGCGCTCGCCATCGCCTCGTCTCCAACGTTTCCTTCAAGCAGACGCAGTTCATCGCCGTCACGGCCTACCAGAACGaggag atcacGGCTCTGAAGATCAAGCACAACCCGTTTGCGAAGGCTTTCCTGGACGCTAAAGAAAG GCTGGTCGCTGTGCCCGgccggagggggcggagtcttccCGTACGCTGGTGGCCTCCCACTGACGTCTCACCATCACCACGGTTACAAGCACCACGGTTACCCGGGCCGACACACACCGTACGCCCCCCCCTGCCTGCAGCACCACGCACACCCCtcag ACGggtggagctcctcctcctcttcctcctccaccagcgctGCTTCCttacagcctcctcctcctcacaactCCAG TCAGTATCCCTGTCTGTGGACGGTTGGATGCAGTGA